In the Myxococcus fulvus genome, one interval contains:
- a CDS encoding fatty acyl-AMP ligase: MLASTAGTDFRLTFVDAAEKETSLSWAEVYQRARRTAAGLLRLGVREGERVALLLPTSPAFMDAYFGALLAGAVPVPLYPPVRLGRLEEYHRATARMLQVTESCLVLTDSRVRLLLGPSVERSRPRLGCHTVEDVSRDDEGREVAVGADALGLIQFSSGSTVDPKPVALTHGALLSQLRALEVAMPVPPDSPRVGVSWLPLYHDMGLIGCLLSALHYPGHLVLIPPEAFLARPALWLRAVSRHRGFISPAPNFAYGLCLKRVKDAELEGVDLSSWKHALNGAEPVSSETLRRFVERFERWGFSARALRPVYGLSEASLAVTFPPEGRGPRSLGVDPGLLASEGRVEEGARPLVSVGCPVAGFEVEVRDEQGGVLPDKRVGKVFTRGPSLMHSYFGDALSTRRALTLDGWLDTGDLGFIAEGELYLTGRAKDVVIIRGANHAPQSFEEPLQSVEGVRTGCAVALGFTPEGGQDEALLILAERGGTDADEAVEERIRAAVVEATGVRPHTVKLLEPGTLPRTSSGKLRRMEALRRYLTGELSPPKKVGMVGMAVEMARSALAMARAEHDT; encoded by the coding sequence ATGCTCGCCTCGACGGCCGGGACGGACTTCCGGTTGACGTTCGTGGACGCGGCCGAGAAGGAGACCTCGCTGTCCTGGGCGGAGGTGTACCAACGCGCGCGGCGCACGGCGGCGGGGCTGTTGCGCCTGGGTGTGCGCGAGGGGGAGCGGGTGGCGCTGCTGCTGCCCACCTCGCCGGCCTTCATGGATGCCTACTTCGGCGCGCTGCTCGCGGGCGCGGTGCCGGTGCCGCTGTATCCGCCGGTGCGGCTGGGGCGGCTGGAGGAGTACCACCGGGCGACGGCGCGGATGCTCCAGGTGACGGAGTCGTGCCTGGTGCTGACGGACTCGCGGGTGCGGCTGCTGTTGGGGCCGAGCGTGGAGAGGTCCCGTCCCCGCCTGGGCTGTCACACGGTGGAGGACGTCTCGCGCGACGACGAAGGGCGCGAGGTGGCGGTGGGCGCGGACGCGCTGGGCCTCATCCAGTTCTCCTCCGGCTCCACGGTGGACCCGAAGCCGGTGGCGCTGACGCACGGGGCGCTGCTGTCGCAGTTGAGGGCGCTGGAGGTGGCGATGCCGGTGCCGCCCGACAGTCCCCGGGTGGGCGTGAGCTGGCTGCCGCTGTACCACGACATGGGGCTCATCGGCTGTCTGCTCTCGGCGCTGCACTACCCGGGGCACCTGGTGCTGATTCCGCCCGAGGCCTTCCTGGCGCGCCCCGCGCTGTGGCTGCGCGCGGTGTCCAGGCATCGGGGCTTCATCTCGCCGGCGCCGAACTTCGCGTATGGCCTGTGCTTGAAGCGGGTGAAGGACGCGGAGCTGGAGGGCGTGGACCTGTCGTCGTGGAAGCACGCGCTCAACGGCGCGGAGCCGGTGTCCTCGGAGACGCTGCGGCGCTTCGTGGAGCGCTTCGAGCGGTGGGGCTTCTCCGCGCGCGCGCTGCGGCCGGTGTACGGGCTGTCCGAGGCGTCGCTGGCCGTGACGTTCCCTCCGGAGGGGAGGGGGCCGCGCTCGCTGGGCGTGGACCCGGGGCTGCTCGCGAGCGAGGGGCGGGTGGAGGAGGGCGCGCGGCCATTGGTGAGCGTGGGCTGTCCGGTGGCGGGCTTCGAGGTGGAGGTTCGCGACGAGCAGGGCGGGGTGTTGCCGGACAAGCGCGTGGGTAAGGTCTTCACGCGCGGGCCATCGCTGATGCACAGCTACTTCGGGGACGCGTTGTCCACGCGGCGCGCGCTGACGCTGGACGGGTGGCTGGACACGGGAGACCTGGGCTTCATCGCGGAGGGGGAGCTGTACCTGACGGGGCGCGCGAAGGACGTGGTCATCATCCGCGGGGCGAACCACGCGCCGCAGTCCTTCGAGGAGCCGCTCCAGTCGGTGGAGGGCGTGCGCACGGGTTGCGCGGTGGCGCTCGGCTTCACGCCCGAGGGTGGGCAGGACGAGGCGCTGCTCATCCTCGCGGAGCGGGGTGGGACGGATGCCGACGAGGCGGTGGAGGAGCGCATCCGCGCGGCGGTGGTGGAGGCCACGGGCGTGCGTCCGCACACGGTGAAGCTGTTGGAGCCGGGGACGCTGCCTCGCACGTCGAGCGGGAAGCTGCGTCGGATGGAGGCGCTGCGGCGTTACCTCACCGGAGAGCTGTCGCCGCCGAAGAAGGTGGGCATGGTGGGCATGGCGGTGGAGATGGCGCGCAGCGCGCTCGCCATGGCGCGGGCGGAGCACGATACGTGA
- a CDS encoding acyl carrier protein: protein MAELELEVLAEIRRIAAEELEWKGEVESGLDLVRDLQLDSLGLTVLAVGLENRFRIRLSEEDAQGVRTVGDLVKLVERRVLSTSRVATEVRS, encoded by the coding sequence GTGGCTGAGCTCGAACTGGAGGTCCTGGCGGAGATTCGTCGCATCGCCGCCGAGGAGCTGGAGTGGAAGGGGGAGGTGGAGTCCGGGCTCGACCTCGTGCGCGACCTGCAGCTCGACAGCCTGGGGCTGACGGTGCTGGCGGTGGGGCTGGAGAACCGCTTCCGCATCCGCTTGTCGGAGGAGGACGCGCAGGGGGTGCGCACGGTGGGAGATTTGGTGAAGCTGGTGGAGCGACGCGTGCTGTCCACCTCGCGCGTGGCGACGGAGGTCCGTTCGTGA
- a CDS encoding isoprenylcysteine carboxyl methyltransferase family protein, with amino-acid sequence MVTLTQGVFLGYMGALVLERLVELVLSKRNAAWAFARGGVETGQRHYRFMVVFHTLFLVACVAEVFLLHRPFPGVLGWVALGGALVAQGLRYWAISTLGSRWNSRIIVVPDLPPVEGGPYRFLRHPNYVAVVLELACVPLIHGAWWTAVCFSVGNLGLLFVRIRAEEAALGDVYAKAFSHRPRFLPEVPRG; translated from the coding sequence ATGGTGACGCTCACGCAAGGGGTGTTCCTCGGGTACATGGGCGCGCTCGTGCTGGAGCGGCTCGTGGAGTTGGTGCTCTCCAAGCGCAACGCGGCGTGGGCCTTCGCGCGGGGCGGGGTGGAGACGGGGCAGCGCCACTACCGCTTCATGGTGGTGTTCCACACGCTGTTCCTCGTCGCGTGCGTGGCGGAGGTGTTCCTCCTGCATCGGCCCTTCCCGGGCGTGTTGGGTTGGGTGGCGCTGGGCGGCGCGCTGGTGGCGCAGGGGCTTCGCTACTGGGCCATCTCCACGCTGGGCTCGCGGTGGAACTCGCGCATCATCGTCGTGCCGGACCTGCCCCCCGTGGAGGGCGGGCCGTACCGCTTCCTGCGCCACCCCAACTACGTCGCGGTGGTGCTGGAGCTGGCGTGTGTGCCGCTCATCCATGGCGCGTGGTGGACGGCCGTGTGCTTCTCGGTGGGGAACCTGGGGTTGCTCTTCGTGCGCATCCGCGCGGAGGAGGCGGCCCTGGGGGATGTGTACGCGAAGGCGTTCTCCCATCGTCCCCGTTTCCTTCCGGAGGTGCCCCGTGGCTGA
- a CDS encoding type III polyketide synthase has translation MHSATGQDSSSPFIRSVGRALPPHYASQEQLIAAFRELWATRHFNLERLEDLHRAVQVGGRYLALPIDAYRELVTFQQRNDAWIREATALSEVVVRQTLEQAELTPSDVDHVFFVTVTGISTPSVEARLANRLRFREDFKRTPIFGLGCVAGAAGMARAADYLRAFPTHTALLVSAELCSLTLQREDLSIPNIIASGLFGDGAACAVLRGAQAPGARGPRVVASRSVFYPDTERTMGWDVVDSGFKVVLSAKVPHLVKDHIRGNVDAFLASHGLQRSDIRHWVAHTGGPKVLESFEQALELPQEALTRSWASLREVGNLSSSSVLFVLGETLEKADAKPGDWGLMMAMGPGFCAEMVLLRW, from the coding sequence ATGCACAGCGCAACCGGCCAGGACAGCAGCTCGCCCTTCATCCGCTCCGTGGGAAGAGCCCTCCCGCCTCACTACGCTTCGCAGGAGCAGCTCATCGCCGCCTTCCGGGAGCTGTGGGCCACGCGCCACTTCAACCTGGAGCGCCTGGAAGACCTGCACCGCGCCGTCCAGGTCGGTGGCCGCTACCTGGCGCTCCCCATCGACGCCTACCGCGAGCTCGTCACGTTCCAGCAACGCAACGACGCCTGGATTCGCGAGGCCACCGCCCTCAGCGAAGTGGTGGTGCGCCAGACGCTGGAACAGGCGGAGCTGACGCCGTCGGACGTGGACCATGTCTTCTTCGTCACCGTGACAGGCATCTCCACTCCCAGCGTCGAGGCGAGGCTCGCCAACAGGCTGCGCTTCCGCGAGGACTTCAAGCGCACGCCCATCTTCGGGCTCGGCTGCGTCGCGGGCGCGGCCGGCATGGCGCGGGCCGCCGACTACCTGCGCGCCTTCCCCACGCACACCGCGCTGCTGGTGTCCGCGGAGTTGTGCTCGCTGACGCTGCAGCGCGAGGACCTGTCCATCCCCAACATCATCGCCTCCGGCCTCTTCGGCGACGGCGCCGCGTGCGCGGTGCTCCGAGGCGCCCAGGCGCCAGGCGCCCGAGGTCCCCGCGTGGTGGCCTCGCGCTCCGTCTTCTACCCGGACACCGAGCGCACCATGGGCTGGGACGTGGTGGACTCGGGCTTCAAGGTCGTGCTGTCCGCGAAGGTGCCCCACCTGGTCAAGGACCACATCCGCGGCAACGTGGACGCCTTCCTCGCGAGCCACGGATTGCAGCGAAGTGACATCCGCCACTGGGTGGCGCATACCGGCGGCCCCAAGGTGCTCGAGTCCTTCGAGCAGGCGCTGGAGCTGCCGCAGGAGGCGCTCACGCGCTCGTGGGCGTCGCTGCGCGAGGTGGGCAACCTGTCCTCCTCGTCGGTGCTCTTCGTGCTGGGCGAGACGCTGGAGAAGGCGGACGCGAAGCCGGGGGACTGGGGCCTGATGATGGCGATGGGGCCGGGCTTCTGCGCGGAGATGGTGCTCCTGCGATGGTGA